A single Bicyclus anynana chromosome 19, ilBicAnyn1.1, whole genome shotgun sequence DNA region contains:
- the LOC112045579 gene encoding 15-hydroxyprostaglandin dehydrogenase [NAD(+)] — translation MAQEWQVEGKHFLITGGASGLGAAYVEAFLKLGAKNVAILDIDEKRGKEFAEKLNETYKSKVIFIKCDVSKEEDIKNSFQQVLSAFKRIDVIINNAGVMDDSIDVWRLACDINWQGLVSFTRKGIDHMRKDKAGSGGTIINISSTVALVNIDFVPAYSGSKAAVLHFGRSISTQEFYDNTGVRVLTICFGPTATSLLDNIEPKTVDQKFSKTFLSLPVYTYQSIESAVTAFVKMFREGKPGSVWLSQHDKIGQDITSELDEAEKFIKKMVYP, via the exons ATGGCACAAGAGTGGCAAGTGGAAGGCAAACACTTTTTGATAACTGGAGGGGCGTCGGGACTGGGTGCCGCGTATGTGGAAGCATTTTTAAAGCTGGGAGCAAAA AATGTAGCCATACTGGATATCGACGAAAAACGGGGCAAAGAGTTCGCTGAAAAACTCAATGAGACATacaaaagtaaagtaatttttatcaaatgtGACGTAAGCAAAGAAGAAGATATTAAAAACAGCTTTCAACAAGTGTTAAGTGCATTCAAAAGGATAGACGTTATAATCAACAACGCTGGGGTCATGGATGATTCCATAGATGTATGGAGGTTAGCCTGTGATATCAATTGG caaGGACTCGTCTCATTTACCAGGAAAGGTATAGATCATATGCGTAAGGATAAGGCCGGATCAGGCGGCACTATCATcaatatttcttcaacagtggCCTTAGTAAACATTGATTTTGTACCGGCCTACAGTGGATCTAAGGCCGCAGTATTACACTTTGGTAGAAGCATTTCG ACACAGGAGTTCTACGATAACACAGGAGTTCGCGTACTGACGATATGTTTTGGACCGACTGCAACATCTCTTCTGGACAACATTGAGCCCAAAACTGTAGACCAAAAATTCTCAAAGACGTTTCTTAGTCTTCCAGTATACACATACCAAAg caTCGAATCTGCTGTAACAGCTTTCGTGAAGATGTTCCGCGAGGGAAAACCAGGATCAGTGTGGCTATCCCAACACGACAAGATCGGGCAGGACATTACGTCAGAGTTGGACGAAgctgaaaaatttataaaaaagatggTGTACCCTTGA
- the LOC112045575 gene encoding 15-hydroxyprostaglandin dehydrogenase [NAD(+)]-like yields MTEEWKIEGKNFLITGGASGLGAAYADNFLKNGAEKIAILDIADETGTEFVKKLNDTYDDKAIFIKCDIANEEDIKNAFDEVVKAFTRIDVIVNNAGVMNDDPSVWRKASDINWQGTASFTMKGLEHMRKGDGGAGGTIVNISSGAAFAKFSIVPMYSGSKAAIVHFGRSLAIPAFYAMTGVRLLTFVLGATKTALIDNIKAKTFDEELTTPMLPYVQLFEQNIESAVAAMTKMFVEGAPGSLWLSAYNRPAQDITVNVDAAYEQIEQLLLPDGVELLYDQK; encoded by the exons ATGACGGAAGAGTGGAAAATTGAAGGCAAAAATTTTCTCATAACCGGTGGAGCCTCTGGTCTGGGGGCGGCATATGCGGATAACTTTCTCAAAAACGGTGCCGAG AAAATAGCCATATTAGACATCGCCGATGAAACGGGCACAGAGTTTGTGAAAAAACTGAATGATACATACGACGATAaagcaatatttataaaatgtgacATAGCCAATGAGGAGGATATCAAGAATGCCTTCGATGAAGTAGTTAAAGCATTCACGAGGATAGACGTTATTGTCAATAATGCAGGAGTCATGAATGACGATCCCAGTGTATGGAGAAAAGCTTCCGACATTAACTGG CAAGGCACCGCATCATTCACAATGAAAGGTCTGGAACATATGAGGAAAGGTGATGGGGGAGCTGGCGGCACTATCGTTAACATCAGTTCAGGTGCTGCGTTTGCTAAATTTAGTATCGTGCCAATGTACTCTGGTTCTAAAGCGGCAATCGTACATTTCGGACGAAGTCTTgcg ATACCTGCATTTTATGCTATGACTGGAGTGCGTTTACTTACTTTTGTTTTGGGAGCAACAAAAACAGCGCTCATAGATAACATCAAGGCTAAAACGTTTGACGAAGAGCTCACAACACCGATGCTTCCATACGTACAACTATTTGAACAAAA CATCGAATCGGCTGTAGCAGCTATGACGAAGATGTTCGTGGAAGGCGCACCCGGCTCTTTGTGGCTCTCGGCATACAACCGGCCGGCGCAAGATATCACTGTCAACGTGGACGCTGCCTACGAACAAATAGAACAGCTTCTGTTACCCGATGGCGTAGAGTTATTATACGATCAGAAATGA